Proteins encoded by one window of Methanobacterium sp. CWC-01:
- the coaBC gene encoding bifunctional phosphopantothenoylcysteine decarboxylase/phosphopantothenate--cysteine ligase CoaBC: MRIVMCVTGSVAAVETVKLVRELKRQGFKVKCFMSDGACDIINPYALEFATGEQVITKLTGDVEHVTYAREDLILVAPATANVISKFAYKIADNPINTLLVTAFGYNTPIIMVPSMHESMYRAVEENIQKLKHEGIVFVEPRHEESKAKFPSIQDIVLKVERNTSNGDLAGKKVLVSAGATYEDIDPIRGITNRSSGKMGVEIAKEAFRRGAGVTLLCGRVEIGLPSIFRVIRVGSALEMQLEVEGQVLDHDVFLSAAAVSDFTLEKETHKVSSHEDITLQLRPAPKIINRVKVINPEIFLVAFKADYNVSKDEIIEAARQRMEESRADLVVANDVAVPGAGFGSDENQVLLIDEHVRKVPLTSKEEIAGKIMDKVVQRV; encoded by the coding sequence ATGCGAATTGTAATGTGTGTAACTGGTAGTGTTGCTGCAGTTGAGACGGTTAAACTGGTCCGGGAACTGAAAAGGCAGGGATTTAAAGTTAAATGCTTCATGAGTGATGGGGCCTGCGATATAATCAATCCTTATGCTCTGGAATTTGCCACGGGGGAGCAGGTCATAACCAAACTTACCGGTGACGTTGAACACGTCACATACGCCCGTGAAGATCTGATTTTGGTGGCACCCGCCACTGCTAATGTCATCAGCAAATTTGCCTATAAAATAGCTGACAACCCCATTAACACCCTTCTAGTCACGGCCTTCGGTTATAACACTCCCATTATTATGGTACCTTCCATGCACGAATCCATGTACCGGGCCGTGGAAGAGAACATCCAGAAGCTTAAACATGAGGGAATAGTATTTGTTGAACCCCGACACGAGGAGAGTAAGGCTAAATTCCCCTCCATCCAAGATATAGTTCTTAAAGTGGAAAGAAACACTTCAAATGGAGATCTTGCTGGTAAGAAGGTTCTGGTCAGTGCCGGAGCCACCTATGAGGATATAGATCCCATCCGGGGGATAACCAACCGCAGCTCCGGAAAGATGGGTGTGGAAATAGCCAAAGAAGCCTTCCGGAGGGGAGCAGGGGTAACTCTGCTCTGTGGACGGGTTGAAATCGGACTTCCATCCATATTCCGAGTTATAAGGGTGGGCTCTGCTCTGGAGATGCAGCTAGAAGTAGAAGGACAGGTCCTGGACCATGATGTGTTCCTATCCGCGGCGGCGGTGTCGGACTTCACTCTGGAAAAGGAAACCCATAAGGTATCCTCCCATGAAGATATAACCCTCCAATTGCGACCGGCTCCTAAAATCATTAATCGTGTGAAGGTTATCAATCCTGAAATATTTCTGGTAGCATTTAAAGCTGATTATAATGTTTCCAAGGATGAAATCATAGAAGCTGCCCGGCAAAGAATGGAGGAATCCCGCGCCGACTTGGTGGTGGCCAACGATGTGGCTGTTCCTGGGGCTGGTTTCGGATCAGATGAGAACCAGGTGCTTTTAATTGATGAACACGTTCGTAAGGTTCCTTTGACCTCGAAGGAAGAGATTGCGGGTAAGATAATGGATAAAGTGGTGCAGCGGGTTTAG
- a CDS encoding NosD domain-containing protein — MNRFLVFVGILLVFSLCTGVVSAADWTVNPGDSIQAAVNGAGDNDTVVVCDDNGTAYTYTENVVINKKLTVTAASGANVTVQAFDTSFPVFDIENNCNGSVIQNFTIMGATGSVGIYLENSDSITISGNTIINNFWGIYLKNSHKNTISQNHLSYNSYGFYFESSGNNTISGNELATNYNGMWLQYSGSNTLTGNTLANHYTYALVLDHSDSNTISWNNIINNYSCRGIWLQNSANNTLNDNQLTSNYVGIWLDYSPSNTISGNNGTNNDYGLYIYQSGDNTIHENSFADNYVCGLVLDYSDNNTCRGNNLTSNDYGGIWLDNAGNNTLTENNLTGSHFGMCLNSSPNNIISGNNGSSNDYGLYLDYSDNNQIVDNNLTLNGVGLEAHYSNNGTITRNSFIDNNGSGIIFYYSSGNINFNRIFGNGLEYEGYGLYNDGSETVDATGNWWGSDDPVVSLTGPSDIGVAGGTVLYDPWFGADIAFTVEWIKTASEVVKTYIETNHQLPCGVEISGIEVNMAQFLKLSTQAVLNINDELNNTIILGGFQDAASPLENITLGLVFDAEFVDLAADIKNSMNSNGYAPNYVADTSLGDFMGFESLVYMYSQILTSYNCTEGALPDSVSVVPWIAVSNPDKVYNFRTQEFFTTIQAAIDDADTQNNDTITLGDGTFTENLDVDKRLKITSLSGNTTVNAADMDLPVFTIQLGGSGSIIQNLIIIGATGNAGIFINNSNNNTIFQNNLTSNLNGVYVDNSSGNEVSGNTISCNINNGIFIDTSSDTTLAYNTVKNNSNHGIKVNSSLNNTIYSNSISNNSLDGICLYNSSAGIYLNRIAGNGRYGLYNEGSGTVNATNNWWGSNNQTEVLASVQGTMDITQWIVLSVTSSRDQSVTESASYIITADLTHNNQGEDTSSGDTVPEGIPVDFNTTFGTIITPASTRNGKAVSRLNSTSSGTANVTVSLDNQSITKTVIVSMVGVLNSRTNESFNSIQAAIDDTDTLNGDIILLGDGTYTENIVVNKTVTIKPVLGENVTVNAADTEKSVFLITSGGSGSTIQGLNIGGADNANGIAFSSANNCNISGNRVTGNDKGIYFYLSSNNTISGNVVRDNYYGMALYNSTGNSVSLNNLTDNYYGIYFENSNSTVLSGNNVTDNWDGVHLYNSTGNNLTENTVKGNWIGVYLFKSNNTTLEGNIVVDNGCGICYYDSGNSTVSGNSISDNWVTDTAWIDSSEMVVATTIYTCGPAALATVMKNLGVNATEDELATLAGTDETGTTMYGLKQAALSKGLNAAGYRLGVDQLQTDYIVVLKINGNYHYNIIRNITSTMVYLIDPNFGFVEMNRTRFSELFISNLTDSTGFVLIVANGTIEVNGTLLTDEEMQNIKAMAYTTKFKYVWVDGYWYSTKEWVNTSHYGWKLRWVWVSGYWAHWGPLSWYVWGHYELRWVRVWVKSGYWKTVWHYKKGYWKKITYKVQYTPLTNREMLFNNKQPYLNKNQQQIVVGVVKIAGGGLLVAGGTAFSPEGFGFLMGYGGAHLIQEGITDVASGFR, encoded by the coding sequence GTGAATAGGTTTTTGGTTTTCGTGGGAATTTTGTTGGTGTTTAGTCTTTGTACGGGTGTGGTTTCGGCTGCTGATTGGACTGTGAATCCAGGGGACAGTATTCAGGCGGCTGTAAACGGTGCGGGGGATAATGACACCGTTGTTGTGTGTGATGATAATGGGACTGCTTATACTTATACTGAAAATGTGGTTATCAATAAAAAGCTAACGGTAACGGCAGCTTCTGGTGCGAATGTAACGGTTCAGGCTTTTGATACTTCTTTCCCAGTTTTTGACATTGAAAATAACTGTAATGGCTCAGTGATACAGAATTTCACTATAATGGGGGCCACAGGCAGTGTGGGAATCTACCTGGAAAATTCGGATAGTATTACTATTTCAGGGAACACCATCATCAATAATTTTTGGGGAATCTACCTGAAAAACTCCCATAAAAACACCATATCACAAAACCACCTATCATACAACAGTTATGGGTTTTATTTTGAATCTTCCGGGAACAACACCATATCTGGCAATGAATTGGCCACCAATTACAATGGAATGTGGCTCCAATACTCAGGGAGTAATACTCTAACCGGGAATACCCTGGCCAATCACTACACCTACGCCTTGGTGCTGGATCATTCAGATAGCAACACAATATCCTGGAACAATATAATTAACAACTATAGTTGCCGGGGAATCTGGCTACAAAACTCAGCTAATAATACCCTGAACGATAACCAGCTCACCAGTAACTATGTGGGAATTTGGCTTGATTACTCCCCCAGCAACACCATATCTGGAAATAACGGTACCAATAATGATTATGGCCTGTATATCTACCAATCAGGTGATAACACCATCCATGAGAATAGTTTTGCCGATAATTATGTTTGTGGACTGGTGTTGGATTATTCGGATAACAATACGTGTCGGGGGAACAATTTAACCAGTAATGATTATGGTGGAATATGGCTGGACAACGCGGGTAATAACACCTTAACTGAAAACAACCTCACCGGTAGCCATTTTGGAATGTGCCTGAATAGCTCCCCCAACAACATCATCTCCGGGAATAATGGGAGCAGCAACGATTATGGGCTTTATCTGGACTATTCAGATAACAACCAGATAGTTGATAATAACTTGACACTTAATGGGGTGGGATTGGAGGCTCATTACTCTAATAATGGTACCATCACCAGGAACAGCTTCATTGATAATAATGGAAGTGGAATCATCTTCTATTACTCATCGGGTAACATTAATTTCAATCGGATATTTGGAAATGGCCTGGAATATGAGGGATACGGACTCTACAATGATGGTTCGGAAACTGTGGATGCAACTGGTAACTGGTGGGGTTCAGATGATCCCGTGGTTTCCTTAACCGGTCCCAGCGACATTGGCGTGGCCGGGGGGACGGTTCTCTATGATCCCTGGTTCGGGGCAGATATTGCCTTCACCGTGGAGTGGATTAAAACTGCTTCGGAGGTGGTGAAAACTTATATTGAAACTAATCATCAGCTTCCCTGTGGGGTGGAAATTTCTGGAATCGAGGTGAATATGGCTCAGTTCCTGAAACTGTCCACCCAGGCTGTATTGAACATCAATGACGAGTTAAATAACACTATTATTCTGGGTGGTTTCCAGGATGCGGCAAGTCCCCTGGAAAACATTACCCTGGGCTTGGTTTTTGATGCTGAATTTGTGGACCTGGCCGCTGATATCAAAAATTCTATGAATAGCAATGGATATGCACCTAATTATGTGGCTGATACCAGTTTAGGCGATTTCATGGGTTTTGAATCCCTGGTGTATATGTATTCACAGATTTTAACATCCTATAACTGTACCGAGGGTGCTTTACCCGACTCTGTATCTGTAGTTCCGTGGATCGCGGTTTCTAACCCGGATAAGGTGTACAATTTCCGGACCCAGGAATTCTTCACTACCATACAAGCTGCTATAGATGATGCTGACACCCAGAACAACGACACCATCACCCTAGGGGATGGAACCTTCACCGAAAACCTAGATGTAGATAAAAGGCTTAAAATCACATCACTATCCGGAAACACAACAGTTAACGCCGCGGATATGGATCTTCCCGTATTCACCATCCAATTGGGGGGAAGTGGTTCAATTATACAGAACCTTATTATTATAGGAGCTACCGGTAACGCTGGAATCTTTATCAATAATTCTAATAACAACACCATATTTCAAAACAACCTTACCAGCAATTTAAACGGGGTATATGTGGATAACTCATCGGGTAATGAAGTGTCTGGAAACACCATCTCCTGCAATATCAATAATGGTATATTTATTGATACGAGTTCTGATACTACCCTTGCTTATAACACTGTCAAAAATAATAGTAACCATGGAATCAAGGTTAATAGCTCACTTAATAACACTATCTATAGTAATTCAATATCGAATAATAGTTTGGATGGAATTTGTCTTTACAATTCTTCTGCTGGGATTTATCTTAATAGGATTGCAGGAAATGGTAGATATGGGCTTTATAATGAGGGTAGTGGAACTGTAAATGCCACTAACAACTGGTGGGGATCTAATAATCAAACTGAAGTACTGGCTTCAGTCCAGGGCACCATGGACATCACTCAATGGATCGTGTTATCGGTTACCAGTTCACGTGATCAATCTGTCACGGAAAGTGCTTCATATATAATAACTGCAGATTTAACGCATAATAACCAGGGAGAGGATACTTCTTCGGGGGATACTGTTCCAGAAGGGATACCAGTAGATTTCAACACCACATTTGGGACCATTATCACTCCAGCGTCTACTAGAAATGGTAAAGCAGTGTCAAGGCTTAACAGCACATCCTCTGGCACGGCTAATGTTACCGTATCTCTAGATAATCAATCCATTACTAAAACCGTTATTGTTAGTATGGTGGGTGTGCTTAATTCCCGGACCAATGAATCATTTAATAGTATACAGGCGGCAATAGATGATACTGATACTTTAAATGGTGATATTATACTGCTGGGTGATGGTACTTACACGGAGAACATTGTGGTTAATAAAACAGTTACTATTAAGCCGGTTCTTGGTGAGAATGTCACGGTTAATGCGGCGGATACCGAGAAAAGTGTTTTTTTAATTACAAGTGGTGGTAGTGGTTCAACAATACAGGGTTTAAACATAGGTGGGGCTGATAATGCGAATGGTATTGCCTTTAGCTCTGCAAATAACTGTAATATCAGTGGGAACCGTGTTACTGGTAATGATAAGGGGATTTATTTCTATCTATCCAGTAATAACACCATATCGGGGAATGTAGTTCGGGATAATTATTATGGGATGGCTTTGTACAATTCTACCGGTAATAGTGTATCGTTGAATAATTTAACGGATAATTATTATGGGATCTATTTTGAAAATTCAAACAGCACGGTCTTATCTGGAAATAATGTGACTGACAACTGGGATGGAGTGCATCTTTACAATTCAACTGGCAATAATTTAACGGAAAACACGGTTAAGGGGAATTGGATTGGTGTTTATCTTTTTAAATCCAATAATACTACCCTGGAAGGGAATATTGTGGTGGATAATGGTTGTGGAATCTGTTACTACGACTCAGGTAACTCTACTGTGTCTGGTAATAGTATTTCTGATAACTGGGTTACGGATACCGCTTGGATAGATTCCAGTGAGATGGTGGTGGCCACCACCATTTATACTTGTGGGCCTGCGGCGCTGGCTACGGTGATGAAGAATCTGGGTGTGAATGCTACTGAAGATGAGCTTGCTACTCTGGCCGGTACTGATGAAACCGGGACTACTATGTATGGTTTGAAGCAGGCGGCCTTGAGTAAAGGTTTGAACGCAGCGGGGTACCGGTTAGGTGTGGATCAGCTCCAGACGGATTATATTGTGGTTTTGAAGATTAATGGGAATTATCACTACAATATTATACGGAATATAACCAGCACCATGGTTTATCTGATTGATCCTAATTTTGGATTTGTGGAGATGAATCGGACCCGGTTTAGTGAGTTGTTTATATCTAATTTGACTGATTCTACTGGTTTTGTGCTCATTGTGGCTAATGGTACCATCGAGGTGAATGGTACGTTGTTGACGGATGAGGAGATGCAAAATATTAAAGCCATGGCTTACACAACCAAGTTCAAGTATGTGTGGGTGGATGGTTACTGGTATTCGACTAAGGAATGGGTTAATACGAGTCATTATGGATGGAAGTTGAGGTGGGTTTGGGTTTCTGGTTATTGGGCTCATTGGGGTCCTCTTTCCTGGTATGTGTGGGGTCATTATGAATTGCGCTGGGTGAGGGTGTGGGTTAAAAGTGGGTATTGGAAGACAGTATGGCATTATAAAAAAGGCTACTGGAAAAAAATCACATACAAAGTGCAGTATACACCCCTTACTAATCGTGAAATGCTATTCAATAATAAACAACCCTATTTAAATAAAAATCAACAACAAATTGTTGTAGGAGTTGTAAAAATAGCTGGAGGTGGTTTATTAGTTGCAGGAGGGACTGCTTTTTCTCCTGAAGGTTTTGGATTCTTAATGGGATATGGGGGAGCACATTTAATTCAGGAGGGCATAACAGATGTGGCTTCGGGATTTAGGTGA
- a CDS encoding ThiF family adenylyltransferase, with product MSTQLIDHNPDLKKLKDEGFAISILNNNIVIEGIPYVNTKKKVAFASIFCPFNLSGNTITQQDHTVWFTGDLPCNQNGDKLPFVLNNNKNSLTEEIIGHHQLSSRPDNGYPDFYEKMERYIKLLGAPARSIDPSVRPKHFDYASYEQDSVFNYPDTNTARAGITEINNKLKNQKIAIIGLGGTGAFILDYVSKTPVAEIALFDGDQLKNHNAYRMPGAVPLEELLKGQSKVSYLKSKYEKLRSGIHCCEEYIDENNIESLSSYDFVFVAIDNSKDKGIIIDYLIECKIPFVDVGMGITKLETGDSLRGQIRKTMITPENRTYLDKIPVIKQEDEDNLYTQNIQITELNALNAVLAVIEWKKYSGFYNQVDITFNSVFIIDEELINHGS from the coding sequence ATGTCGACTCAACTAATAGATCATAATCCAGATCTTAAAAAATTAAAAGATGAAGGTTTCGCTATCTCAATCCTTAATAATAACATAGTTATTGAGGGCATTCCTTATGTGAATACTAAAAAGAAGGTAGCGTTTGCATCTATTTTCTGTCCATTTAATCTTTCTGGAAATACTATAACTCAACAAGATCATACTGTTTGGTTTACTGGTGATCTTCCTTGTAACCAAAATGGTGATAAATTGCCTTTTGTTCTTAATAACAATAAAAATTCTTTGACGGAAGAAATTATTGGCCATCATCAGTTATCTTCAAGACCTGATAATGGATATCCTGACTTTTATGAAAAAATGGAGAGATATATTAAGTTATTAGGGGCTCCTGCTCGGTCAATTGATCCAAGTGTGAGGCCTAAACATTTTGATTATGCTTCTTATGAGCAAGATAGTGTATTTAACTATCCTGATACAAATACTGCTCGAGCGGGAATAACTGAGATTAACAACAAATTAAAAAATCAAAAAATTGCTATTATCGGTTTAGGTGGTACTGGAGCATTTATATTGGACTATGTCTCTAAAACACCAGTTGCAGAGATTGCATTATTTGATGGAGATCAACTAAAAAATCATAATGCTTATAGGATGCCTGGAGCAGTACCTTTAGAAGAACTACTAAAAGGCCAAAGCAAAGTTTCATATTTAAAAAGTAAATATGAAAAACTTCGCTCAGGTATTCATTGTTGCGAAGAATATATTGATGAAAATAACATAGAATCATTAAGTTCGTATGATTTTGTTTTTGTTGCTATTGATAACTCAAAAGACAAAGGAATAATTATTGATTACCTTATCGAGTGTAAAATACCTTTTGTAGACGTGGGGATGGGAATAACTAAACTAGAGACAGGAGATTCATTAAGAGGCCAAATTAGAAAAACAATGATTACTCCTGAAAACAGGACTTATTTAGACAAAATACCTGTAATTAAACAAGAAGATGAAGATAATCTTTACACGCAAAATATTCAAATTACTGAATTAAATGCACTTAATGCAGTATTAGCTGTAATAGAATGGAAGAAATATTCTGGATTTTATAACCAGGTAGATATTACCTTCAATTCAGTATTCATCATTGATGAAGAGTTGATCAATCATGGATCATAA
- a CDS encoding DUF6527 family protein, giving the protein MDHKFVETIPEKIEDNTLYISLEYNVTKHLCPCGCGAEIVASLSTARYHLCYNGETVSLTPSFGNWLHECKSHYFITEDEVVWAKSMSKHRREAVIEKDKKDLKKRVEHPKSLIERIKSFFNYRH; this is encoded by the coding sequence ATGGATCATAAATTCGTTGAAACTATCCCTGAGAAAATAGAAGATAATACCCTTTATATCTCATTGGAATACAATGTTACGAAACATTTATGTCCTTGTGGATGTGGAGCTGAAATAGTCGCATCTCTTTCAACTGCCAGATACCACTTGTGTTATAATGGTGAAACAGTTTCATTAACTCCTTCTTTCGGTAATTGGCTCCATGAATGTAAATCTCATTATTTTATTACAGAAGATGAGGTTGTTTGGGCAAAATCAATGTCTAAACATAGAAGAGAAGCAGTAATTGAAAAAGATAAAAAGGATCTGAAAAAACGGGTTGAACATCCGAAGAGTTTAATTGAAAGAATTAAATCGTTTTTCAACTATAGACATTAA
- a CDS encoding fibrillarin-like rRNA/tRNA 2'-O-methyltransferase — MEIREKYPGVYQLEDNVATVNLRPQVKVYGEKLVDFEDKELRIWDPRRSKLAAAIRNGLVTFPFKGDSKVLYLGASAGTTPSHLSDILVHGSLFCVEFSPRMMRELLHLSRQRDNLIPILDDATKPHHYQSLMEEVDVVYCDVAQPRQTELFMDNMRRFLKEDGLGIIAIKSRSIDVTQRPKKIFRQEESKLKAAGFRVLEKVDLEPYEKDHRMVVCEFAF; from the coding sequence ATGGAAATAAGAGAAAAATACCCAGGAGTCTACCAGTTAGAGGATAACGTGGCCACCGTTAACCTCCGGCCCCAGGTGAAGGTTTACGGCGAAAAGTTGGTGGACTTTGAGGATAAGGAACTCCGGATATGGGACCCCCGCCGTTCCAAGTTAGCCGCAGCCATCAGAAATGGCCTGGTAACCTTCCCCTTTAAGGGAGACTCTAAAGTGCTTTATTTAGGGGCTTCCGCCGGGACCACCCCCTCCCACCTGTCAGACATTTTGGTACATGGTTCCTTGTTCTGTGTGGAGTTTTCACCGCGGATGATGAGAGAACTATTACACTTGAGCCGTCAGCGGGATAACCTGATCCCCATCCTGGACGATGCCACCAAACCCCATCATTATCAGTCCTTAATGGAGGAAGTGGATGTGGTGTACTGTGACGTGGCCCAGCCCAGACAGACTGAACTTTTTATGGATAACATGCGCAGATTCCTGAAAGAGGATGGTCTGGGGATTATAGCCATTAAATCCAGGAGTATAGACGTGACGCAGCGTCCTAAGAAGATCTTCCGCCAGGAAGAATCCAAGCTAAAAGCAGCGGGCTTCCGGGTGCTGGAAAAAGTAGACTTGGAGCCCTACGAGAAGGACCATCGGATGGTGGTGTGTGAGTTTGCTTTTTGA
- a CDS encoding NOP5/NOP56 family protein → MECYLSSTFAGFIALDENFNLLDYELFPKNKLLEKYLKLQTGEITEEEKLLIGKMANDGYHIVIESNKLASAYKELDSDFEFRIASNTPGGKFLRANLPHILQKVGFIEMANDLRGVLHELSIRVTEEKLRTASRADDLLLIQAINAIEEVEESVVKLSERLREWYPIHFPELDLVKNQEKYAELVALYGDRDSIIDSGVLAEVLDEDINLETSLGSDISPEDLEIMQEFARSLQALMLTKKSLTSFVNKRMGELAPNLRELAGASLGAKLISHVGSIKRLAMLPSSTIQIIGAEKALFRHLKTGERPPKHGLIYQHPEVRGSRYWIRGKVARLMAAKISLAVRKDFFSGDKNPQITEDFNNRLEEIRKAHPFPKKSTKTKVSKKKKKKRDKKRFTRSELKDYY, encoded by the coding sequence ATGGAATGTTACCTCAGCAGTACTTTCGCCGGATTTATAGCTCTAGATGAAAATTTCAACCTCCTTGATTATGAACTTTTCCCAAAGAATAAACTGTTAGAGAAGTATCTGAAACTTCAAACTGGGGAAATAACTGAAGAAGAGAAGCTTTTAATCGGAAAAATGGCTAATGATGGTTACCATATCGTCATAGAGTCCAATAAGTTGGCTTCAGCATACAAAGAGCTTGATTCCGATTTTGAATTTAGGATAGCATCTAATACCCCCGGGGGGAAGTTTTTACGAGCTAATCTCCCTCACATTCTGCAGAAGGTCGGTTTCATCGAGATGGCCAATGATCTTAGAGGAGTGCTACATGAATTATCCATCCGGGTCACGGAGGAAAAACTCAGAACCGCCTCCCGGGCCGATGACCTGCTCCTCATCCAAGCCATAAACGCCATAGAAGAGGTGGAAGAGTCTGTAGTGAAGCTGAGCGAAAGACTGAGAGAATGGTATCCTATACATTTCCCGGAACTGGATCTGGTTAAAAATCAGGAAAAGTACGCCGAACTGGTGGCTTTATATGGTGATCGAGATTCTATAATCGATTCTGGAGTTTTAGCTGAAGTTTTAGATGAAGATATCAATCTGGAAACCAGTTTAGGGTCAGATATATCCCCGGAAGACCTGGAAATCATGCAGGAATTTGCCAGGAGCCTGCAGGCCCTGATGTTAACTAAAAAATCCCTGACGAGTTTTGTGAATAAGAGGATGGGTGAACTGGCCCCTAACCTCCGGGAACTGGCTGGTGCATCTCTTGGTGCCAAGCTCATATCCCACGTGGGCAGCATCAAACGATTGGCCATGCTCCCCTCCAGCACCATCCAGATCATAGGGGCGGAGAAGGCACTTTTCCGACACCTGAAAACTGGAGAGCGACCCCCCAAACACGGACTCATATATCAACACCCCGAGGTCCGGGGGTCCCGGTATTGGATACGAGGAAAGGTGGCTCGTCTAATGGCTGCCAAAATAAGCCTGGCGGTACGGAAAGACTTCTTCAGCGGTGACAAGAACCCACAGATTACAGAAGACTTTAATAATCGCTTAGAGGAAATCAGAAAGGCACATCCATTTCCGAAAAAGAGCACCAAGACCAAAGTATCCAAGAAGAAGAAAAAGAAACGGGATAAAAAACGTTTTACTCGTAGCGAATTGAAGGATTATTACTAA
- a CDS encoding dihydroorotate dehydrogenase, which yields MLEVEILNMKLKNPILLAAGVLGSTASSLNWAARNGAGGIVTKSFSLEQNKGYPNPTTVEVRGGIINAIGLSNPGVQAFKVELEKIDEKVPTIASLYGSSPEEFSLVAREVEDMVDALELNVSCPHAMTGCGASIGQDPDLTAEIVRKVKQTVQIPVIVKLTPNVTDIIEIAVAAANAGCDGLTLINSLGPGMCIDLETARPVLSNRFGGMSGPAIKPIALRCVYQVYEAVKIPIIGVGGIMDYADAVEFLYAGARCIQVGTAVMYQGLDVFQRIANGMAVFMKDKEFHSVDEMVGLAHQD from the coding sequence ATGCTTGAAGTAGAAATTCTGAATATGAAATTAAAAAACCCCATACTACTAGCTGCCGGTGTACTGGGCAGCACAGCATCTTCTTTGAACTGGGCCGCTCGAAATGGGGCGGGAGGCATAGTTACTAAGTCTTTTAGTCTGGAACAGAACAAGGGCTACCCCAATCCCACCACCGTAGAGGTGCGGGGAGGAATAATCAACGCCATTGGCCTTTCCAACCCGGGGGTCCAGGCCTTCAAGGTGGAACTAGAAAAAATCGATGAAAAAGTACCCACCATTGCCTCGCTTTACGGATCATCTCCTGAAGAGTTCTCCCTGGTAGCTAGGGAGGTGGAAGATATGGTTGATGCCCTGGAACTGAACGTATCCTGTCCCCATGCCATGACTGGCTGCGGAGCTTCCATAGGTCAAGATCCGGATTTAACGGCAGAAATTGTAAGAAAGGTTAAACAAACGGTTCAAATACCGGTCATTGTTAAATTAACTCCTAACGTTACGGACATTATTGAAATAGCCGTTGCAGCAGCCAATGCAGGCTGCGATGGACTTACCCTCATTAACTCTCTAGGACCGGGTATGTGTATTGACCTGGAAACAGCACGACCAGTTCTTTCCAACCGGTTTGGTGGAATGTCAGGCCCGGCCATTAAACCAATTGCCCTAAGATGTGTTTACCAGGTCTATGAAGCGGTGAAGATTCCAATAATCGGTGTGGGTGGTATAATGGACTATGCGGACGCGGTGGAGTTCCTTTATGCTGGGGCCCGCTGTATTCAGGTTGGAACCGCGGTCATGTACCAGGGACTGGATGTATTCCAGAGGATCGCCAATGGAATGGCCGTTTTCATGAAGGATAAAGAATTCCATTCTGTAGATGAAATGGTGGGCCTGGCTCATCAGGACTAA
- a CDS encoding dihydroorotate dehydrogenase electron transfer subunit codes for MHVPKVLEIKRIETENPTVKTFIFDWDGGEVHPGQFLMVWNFQDEKPMSISFADPVAGEIGVSIKNVGKITNQLHSLKEGDKIGLRGPYGRPFQMAGSKILAVGGGIGMAPVFAFTTEAIRRGLDLEVICAAVTEEELLYVEKLEEMEVKVHTATDDGSCGFCGFPTVLADKLLQDDDFDMLVSCGPEPMMKALFEIAENHNISSQFSLERWMKCAVGICGQCCVDDMGWRVCAEGPVFWGHELRLITEFGSYRRDSSGTRHKL; via the coding sequence ATGCACGTTCCAAAGGTTTTGGAGATAAAAAGGATAGAAACCGAAAATCCCACCGTTAAAACTTTCATATTTGATTGGGATGGGGGAGAGGTTCATCCGGGGCAGTTTTTGATGGTGTGGAACTTCCAGGATGAGAAGCCCATGTCCATCTCTTTTGCTGATCCGGTGGCTGGTGAGATAGGCGTATCCATTAAAAATGTAGGGAAAATCACCAACCAGTTACATTCCTTAAAAGAAGGTGATAAGATTGGGCTACGTGGCCCCTATGGTAGGCCCTTCCAGATGGCAGGGTCAAAGATACTGGCTGTTGGCGGAGGTATTGGAATGGCCCCAGTTTTTGCCTTCACCACCGAAGCCATCCGAAGGGGCCTGGACTTGGAGGTGATCTGTGCCGCAGTCACTGAAGAAGAGTTGCTTTACGTGGAAAAACTTGAAGAAATGGAGGTTAAGGTCCATACTGCCACCGATGATGGGAGCTGTGGTTTCTGCGGGTTTCCCACCGTACTGGCCGATAAACTTCTTCAGGATGATGACTTTGACATGCTGGTAAGTTGCGGCCCGGAGCCCATGATGAAGGCACTGTTTGAAATTGCTGAAAATCATAATATCTCCTCACAGTTCTCCCTGGAACGATGGATGAAATGTGCTGTGGGGATATGCGGCCAGTGTTGTGTTGATGACATGGGCTGGCGAGTCTGTGCCGAGGGCCCAGTTTTTTGGGGACATGAGCTGCGATTGATCACTGAATTTGGATCTTACCGACGTGACTCCTCTGGTACAAGGCACAAACTCTAA